In Ammoniphilus sp. CFH 90114, the DNA window TGATTTTCAGATCCTCCAGATTCTCATGGCAAATTCACGGATTCAATGGAAAGACTTAGGGGAACAAATTCATATGACGGGACAAGCAGTGGGAAATCGAATTAAAAAACTGGAGGAAAATGGTGTAATTAAAGCCTACTCCTTAATCATAGATGAAATGAAATTAGGGTTTTCGTATACAGCTTTTGTCATAGTTCATATGAAAACAGCAAACCATGATCTATTTATTCGGTTTATTCAGGATCGAGGCGAGGTGGTTGAAGCCCACCGAATCTCCGGTGTAGGTTGTTACCACTTAAAAATAAAAGTCAAATCCCAAGAGCAATTGAATCATTTCCTTGATCAACTTCTGGAACACGGAAACTACAGTTTGAATTTATCCATACAAGAGATGAAGCAGAG includes these proteins:
- a CDS encoding Lrp/AsnC family transcriptional regulator produces the protein MQLDKIDFQILQILMANSRIQWKDLGEQIHMTGQAVGNRIKKLEENGVIKAYSLIIDEMKLGFSYTAFVIVHMKTANHDLFIRFIQDRGEVVEAHRISGVGCYHLKIKVKSQEQLNHFLDQLLEHGNYSLNLSIQEMKQSNPLNTTSQ